The following nucleotide sequence is from Terriglobales bacterium.
GGAAATGGTGCGCCGCGGTTACCGCGTGCAGCAGGGCGCGTTCTGAGCAGGGTGAGAAATCGGTTGCGACCAGGACATTGCGGATCGCAAGCGCGACTCGCGGAGCTGTGGCAGCCATGGCCCGCCTCCTCAAGCGTCGGGTCAGCTTCCGGCTCGGCGCGGGCAGTTGTTCGACTTCATCCTACGCCCCGGCCATGATCCCTGCTGTGACGCATCGCACACCATTTCGCCCGTTCCCGATTGACTCCCGCAGCCCGCGCGGCTACCATCACGCCGCTGTGGGGGGCGAGATGGAAGCCAGCAGTACTAGCGGCGCACAACTTCAGTCCAGCTCTCAGAAGGTGGAAGCGCCCCGGGTGGGTGCCGTCGTCTTGCGTGTCGCCTGGCTGGCTGTTCTGCTTGGGCTTGCCATGCAAGTATTGCTCATTGTTGTCGGCGTTGCCTTTGGCAAATCCGGCAATGTGACCCGTATCTTCGCCACCACGCTTTCGACCATCTCTTGGTCCACGGTAGTTTGCGTCGGCGTCGCAATCGGAGCTGTCATTTCAAAATTGGATGTGGGCGCCACCTCGCTTGCCGGGCTTCTCTCCGCGCCCATCGCCTTCAATGTAGCGCGCACCGTGCATCGCGGCGTCTCGACCGCCCTTCATCTGTCAATCGCCGGCGCCCCCGGTCCCTCGCCGCTGCTGCTGGGCATCATCAAGTCGCTGGAGTACGCTGCTCTCGGAGGTGTTGTCAGCTGGCTTGCGAAGCGCGGCAAGCCAGGTGGCGGGGCCTACGCGTTGGTGGGTTTGTCTGTCGGGGCGATATTCGGCGGAATTGCACTCGGCTGCACCTACAGGAGCGGTGTCGTCACCGTCGCCGACCTGGTGCCGCGCGCTGTCAACGAGCTGCTGTTTCCCGTCGGCTGCTCTATGGTTTTGTTTGTATCTCAGGCGGTCGGAGCACACCTGGCATCGAAGCAGAGCACCCGTTGACGTGGCGCCTAAACCTGCCGGATGCCGAGCGATGAAAAACCCGAAAGGAACTCCCGCTTCTTCTCTTCCGGCAAGAACGAGGCCTCGAACGAATTCCTCGCCATTTCCCGCAATTGCTCATCGCTGAAACCGAACGTCTCCTGCGCAACCTGGTATTCGCGGCACAACGTCGTCTCAAACATCGCCGGATCATCGGTGTTCAACGTCACCATGATTCCCTGGTCGTAATAAGTCTTCAGCGGATGCTCCTGCGCCGCGGCGCAACACCCGGTGCGCAGGTTGCTGGTGAGACAAATCTCGACCGGCACGCGCGCCTGTGCCAGTTGCGACATCAGCTCGCGGTCTTTCCACAACGCCAGGCCATGTCCGATGCGTTCAGCCTGCAGCACGTCCAGGGCGGCACGGATGGATTCCGGGCCCACCGATTCGCCCGCATGCGCGGTCAAGCGCAGGCCGTGGTCGCGGGCGCGCGCGTAGAGATCGCGAAACCACTGCGCCGGTCCCTGTGCCTCGTCCCCGCCAATTCCAATTCCGATCACGCCGCGCTCGCGCAGCTGGAGCGCCCGGTCGAACACTTTTTGCGCGGCTTCCACGCCGAATTGACGCGTCGCGTCGAAGATCCAATACAGCGACACGCCGAAATCCCGCGCGCCACGCTCCCGCCCTCGCTCCAGGCCCTCGAAGATAGCGTCGAAGTCGCGCTCGCGAAACATGATCACGCCCACCGATACGTACACCTCGGCGTGCAGTGCGTTTTCCGCCTTCAGCTTCTGCATCAGGCGATAGCTGATGAGCTCGTAATCTTCCGGCGTGCGCAGCCAGTGCGTGACCCGCTTGAACGCGTCCAGGAAGGCGGTGAAGTTCTCGTGCTTGTAGAGACGCGCCAGGCGCTCGCGATCGACGGGGCCCCCGCCGTGCAACACGATCAGCTCTGCCAACTCATCCGGGCCGATCGAACCCTCCAGGTGAAGATGGAGCTCGGCCTTGGGAAGAGAGCGAATAAACGCCGATGGCTCGCTGGCCTGCATCAGCGCGCGAATTCCGAGTGGCGGCGACTGTACAGGAAGTAGATGAACAGGCCGATTGCCAGCCACACGAAGAAGCGGATCCAAGTGATGACCGTCAGGCCCGTCATCAGCCCGCCGCAGAGAATGACCGAAATCAGCGGGAACAGCGGCACCAGCGGCACACGGAAGCCGCGCGGCCGATCCGGCTGCGTCCTGCGCAGAAAGATCACTCCCAGCGAGACGAGCACGAAGGCGAACAGCGTCCCGATATTGGAGAGGTCCGCGGCATCGCCGATGTCCACCAGTCCTGCCGGGATTCCCACCGCGAATCCCGCGATCCACGTGGACCAGTGCGGCGTCTTAAATCTCTTGTGTACGGCGGAGAAGATTTTCGGCAGCAGGCCGTCGCGCGACATGGCGAACCAGATACGCGTCTGCCCATATTGAAAGACGAGCAGCGACGAGAGCATTCCGGTGAGCGCGCCGATGATGATCACCGACTGCCAGATGCGGTTCGCGCCCAGCTGCTTCAAGGCGTAAGCCACTGGCGCTTCGGCCGCGGCGCCGGAAGTGAAGGTCGAATACTTCATCATGCCGAGCAGCACCAGCGCCACGCCGACATAGAGAATGGTGCAAACGATCAGCGAGGCGATGATGCCGAAGGGGATGTCTTTTTGCGGCTCCTTGGATTCCTCCGCAGCGGTGGAGACCGAATCGAAGCCGATGTAGGTGAAGAAGATGATGGCGCCGCCGGTGACCACGCCCGCGAATCCTGACGGCATGAAGGGATGCCAGTTCGCCGGACGCGCCAGCATTCCGCCCACGACCAGGAAGGTGACGATCGCACCAAGCTTCACCATCACCATGACGTTGTTGGTCTCCGCCGATTCGCGCACTCCGCGCACGAGTAAAACCGTCAGGATGAAGACGACGAGAAATGCAGGCACATTGAAATATGCACCTGTCAATTTCCCCGAGGCGTACACCGCGCTCGACCACGCGTCGGGCAAGACGATGCCGAAGGCGGCAAGCTGCGCCTTCAGGTATCCGCTGAATCCGACCGCCACCGCGACATTGCTGACCGCATACTCCAGAATCAGGTCCCAGCCGATGATCCAGGCGAAGATCTCGCCCAGCGTCGCGTACGAGTAAGTGTAGGCGCTGCCCGCGATCGGAATCATCGAGGCCAGTTCTGCATAGCACAGTCCCGCGAAGGAGCACGCCACGGCAACCAGGATGAACGAGATCGCGATTGCCGGACCCGCAGGCGGACGTCCATGCATGAGCGCGCCCGCGCTCGACCCGTGGCGCAGGAAGTTGGCGATCAGGTCGAGCACCTGGGCGTGCAGGATGGAGGGAACCTCGAAGTGCTCGCCCGCCGCTGCCGTGCCCGTCAACACGAAGATCCCGCTGCCGATGATGGCCCCGATGCCGAGCGCGGTGAGGCTCCATGGTCCCAGCGTCTTCTTCAGCCGGTGCTCGGGCTCCTCCGAGTCCGCGATCAGCTTGTCGATGGACTTGCGTGCGAGCAGTTGCGAGCCCGTGACTTGAGCCGCTGGTTTGTCGGTTGTCGTCAATTACCGTTTCGCCTGGCCGCGGGCCATTTTCTTCACCTTGGGCTTCTTCGAGCCGCGGGCGTAGTCGCGCTTCTTCTTCGGCTTCTCAATCGTCGCCTTCTTGCGCGACGCGCGCTTGCTCTTCTTGCGTTCTTCTCTGGATAAAGCTGAGGTATTTGCCATGAGTTCTCTTTCCGATGGAATCAATTCGTGCCTGTGCCAGCTAAGAGCTAATGGCTAACCGCCTCTTTCACACCCGCTCCAGCTGCGCGTACTTCTCGACCAGCTTCTTCAGCCCGAATCTTGGGAATTGTACCGTAATCTTCGCATCCTCCCCGTCGCCCTCGCGCTTGTACACCGTTCCTTCGCCGTATTTCGGGTGCTTCACGCGCTGCCCGGGACGAAATCCGGTGCGCCCGCTCGGAGCAGGCACGTCAACTTTCGGACGCGTGAACTTCTTGCCGCGGGAAGCGAAGAATTCCGCGATATTGTCGATCGAGTTGTAGGTATGGTGCGAACCGGCATACGAGGGCCGCTGCTTCTGACGGCCAGTGGACCCGCGCTGGTCCTCGTTTTCGTAGTCGTAGTGCCGGTCGTGCTCGTAGTGCGAGGAAGCGTAGTCGTCCTTGTACTCGCGGATCTTTTCCTCCGTGCTCCAACTCGAGCGCCGGGGAGAGCCAAGCTCCTGCAGCAACTGGGGCGGGATCTCCTCCAGGAAGCGCGACGGGATGGATGCTTCCGGCATGTCCGTGCCGTAACGCCGGCGGTAACGGGCCCGGCTCACGATCAGCTGGTCCATCGCTCGCGTCATGCCGACGTAGCACAGCCGGCGCTCTTCCTCGATGTCGTCAGGATTGAGGAACGTCCGCGAATGCGGGAACAGTCCCTCTTCCATCCCGGCCAGGAACACCACCGGAAATTCCAGGCCCTTGGCGGCATGCAGCGACATGAGCGTGATCTTGGCGGCGGAATCGTACTGGTCCGCGTCGCTGACCAGCGCGGCGTGATCGAGAAATTCCTGCAGCGACTCGCCGCGGTCTCGGGAATCCATGGCGGCATTAACCAGTTCGCGAAGGTTCTCGATGCGCGCCAGCGACTCGGGCGTGTCTTCTTCCTCCAGCGACTTGATGTAGCGGGTGCGGTCAAGCAGGTACTTCAGCAGCTCAGCGGTGGCGGCGGGGGGTTGTTCGCCGGCGGCGGGGGCGCTGGCGGCATCGGAGCTGTCGGTTTCGTCAGACCCGGCGGTGGCGCCGTGGCCTCCATCGTCGGACGAGGATTCCAGGTTCGCGCCAAAGTCGAACGACAGATCCTCGCCGTCTTCTCCCGGCGGTGCGGCTTCCGGCGTGGTTCGGTCCTCCGGTTCGCTGTCGCTGCCGTCGATGGAGTCCCCCAGCCACTTCGCATAGGTCCCGGAGAGCATGGCCCGCCCGCCCTCGATGATGTCGTGGAAGTTCTTCAACGATGCGGCGGCGCGCTGCGGTACCAGCAAGGCATCGACCGCATTGCCGATCGCACCCCATAGCGACTTGCCCGTTTCCAGCGCGATGCGTTCCAGCGTGTCCAGGGTGCTGCGGCCGATGCCGCGCGCGGGCGTGTTGATGACCCGCATCAGCGCGATGGTGTCGTCGGGATTCTGTACTACCTTGAGATACGAGATCATGTCCTTGATCTCGGCGCGCTCGTAGAACGAGAAGCCGCCCACCACGTGGTACGGCAGCTGGTAGCGGCGCATCGCTTCTTCAAACAGCCGCGACTGCGCGTTGGTGCGATAGAGCACGGCCGCCCGGGCGCGGTCGTCGCCTTCTTTGGCTGACTCCTGCAGGTACTTGGAGAACAAATCGGCGGCGAACAGTGCTTCGTTCTCGCCGTCGGGAGCTTCGTAGTAGCCGATCTTGTCCCCGCCCTGCCGCGAGGTCCAAAGGTTCTTGCCTTTGCGCTTCACGTTGTTGGCGACCACGGCGGAGGCGGCGCTCAGGATGTTCTGCGTCGAACGGTAGTTCTGCTCCAGGCGAATGATCTTGGCATCGCCAAAATCCTTTTCGAATTCCAGGATGTTGCGGATGTCGGCGCCGCGCCACGAGTAGATGGACTGGTCCTCGTCGCCGACGGCGCACACGTTGTGCCGCTCTCCGGCGAGCAGGCGCATGAGTTCGTACTGCGGGCGGTTGGTGTCCTGGTATTCGTCGATCAGAATGTACTGAAACCGCCGGTTCCAGTAGTGTCGCACCGGTTCGGCGACCTTGAGCAGCCGCACCGTCTCCAGCAGCAGGTCGTCGAAGTCCATGGCATTCGCCTTGCGCAGTTCCTGGCGGTAAATCTCGTAGACGTGCGCCACCTGCTCGGACTTCAGGTCGGAGGATTGCAGGAACGTTTCCTGCGGGTCGAGCATGTGGTTCTTCGCCCAGGAAATGCGCGCCAGCACGGTGCGCGGCGTGAGCTGCTTGTCATCGAGCCCGAGACGGCGGATGGCCTGCTTGACCAGCGATTGCTGGTCGGCTTCGTCGTAGATGGCGAATTGCTTGGTGTAGCCGATGTTGTTGATGCGCAGCGCCTCGATGTCGCGCCGCAGCATGCGCACGCACATGGAGTGGAAAGTGGAAATCCACGGCTTGGCGAAGCTGCGGCCGCCGACCAGTTGTTCCACGCGCTCCGCCATCTCGGCGGCAGCCTTGTTGGTAAACGTGACCGCCAGGATCGACTCGGGCGCGGCCCCGAGCTGCTCGATCAGGTGCGCGATCCGGTAGGTAATCACGCGCGTCTTGCCCGACCCCGCCCCGGCCAGGATGAGGATCGGCCCGTCGGCGGTTTCGACCGCTTCGCGTTGTTGCGGATTCAGTTCGTCGAGGAACGACACGTTAATCTAGTCTCACGTTTCGCGTTTCACCTCCCAAGGCCACAGCAACGTGAAACTTGAAACGTGAAACCTTGAAATCTAATGAGGCACGGTTCGCGTTACCGGCGCGCCCGGCGGCTTCATCTCGCGCCGCATGGTGGAGCACTCGCGGCAGGGGCAGAACTCCCGCAGGAAGTCCCAGGAGAAAATGCCGTGCTCGTGGCCGTCGCTCCAGTTGAAGCGGATGGCGTACTTGCCGACCGCTTCCGCTACCGTCGCCTTCGGCGGCGGCGTGAACATGGGCAGCGCTCCGGGCGCCGGCTTGGGGCGTTCTCCCGGCTCCCGGTTCTGCTTGACGCGTTCTTCGTTGCAGAGGGCGCAGGGACAGGCATCGCGCAGGTACATGAACGAATAGGAGCTCTTGTGGCCGTCCATCCACTCGATATCCATGCCGGTGCCGTCTTTCAGGTGGACCTTCACCGACTTGGGCGTGGAGTTGGCGGCCGCAGACATGAATCTATTTTCGCACACGCGCGCGAGATGCGGCTGTCCTCGACGCTTCTAGCAATTTAGAAAGGGGGCTTGCCGCAGCTCGAGTTCTCTACGCCGAAGGAGGTTATGGATGGCTTGGCCTTGTGCAAATTCGGTTGCTGCGCCTGGCCGCATGGCGTGGAGTTGCCCTGTTGCGCAGTCTTGGCGTCGTTAGCCGCGTCATTCTTCTGCCCTGACCGCGGCCGCTTTGACTTGAACCCGGTCTTCTTAGTCACCGGAACCGCTCCTACTGGCTGCATTGTATAAGTCGCGGCGGCCGGGAACAAGACGCAAGCTCAAGCCCCGCCCTCGACGCGGCCTAGGCAAACCAGCACAGATTCCTGTAAAATCTATGTTTTGCCCCGCTTGGGTATGGAAGGATTCTGAGCAGTCATGGCACAAGTCTGTGATGTCTGCGGCAAGGGACCGCAATTCGGCAACAATATCAGCCACGCCCACAACGTGACCAAGCGTCGCTGGAACGTCAACCTGCGGCCGGTACGCGCCAGGGTCAAGGGCGCCGCCAAGAGGCTGCGCGTCTGCACCGCCTGCCTGCGCAGCGGCAAAGTGGTCAAAGCCTAAGTTTCAAAAGCGCAAATTCCAGCCTCGAATTTGTACCTACTTGGGTGGCATGGGCTCCCATCCGTGTCTGCTTGGGCTAGCCAAACCGGCGTGAATGAAAACCGGGAGAAGAGAAGCGGCGTAGAGTTGATTGCCGTCGCCCGGAGAAACCCACCGCGTTCTCTTTATACGGCTGCGCGCGAGGTGTGGTTTCGCGAAAACCTCCCAAGTGTCAACAGAAGCTAGCTACCACTGGTGCGGCGGTAATATTTCGCGGGCGCGCCGTGCGTGGGTTGCTTACGCCGCGCGCTGGCGTGCTTTCTGAGGCGGGGAAAATCTGCAGCATCGAACTCAGCCCCGTGATCTCCAGAGCCTCACGGACTCGTTTCGAGAGATTCACCAGATGAACCGCTCGGTTGTCGCTTCTTGCCCAGCCTTCCAATCCGGCTAAGGCTCCCAATCCGGCCGCGTCAATCGCGTTCACCCCATGGAGGTCAATCAGAAAATAACGCGTGTCTTCCGACATCACGGCCTTTACCAGGGTATCGGCTCCATCCCCATGAAGAATTCGACCTGAGCAGCGCAGAATAGTGACCAGCGGCGATTCCTGAACTTCCAACTTGAGCACACGACCTCCGTAACTTCACCTGCTGCTGGTTAGACCCCGCAGCGCGAAAGTCGATGTCAAAGGTTTGTCACGACCATGTAAATTTCAAGGGACAATTCGCTATCATCCAAGCAGGGAAATCCCCTCCCCCCGTTTGACGGGAGTATGTATATATGCTGTCGCTCTGTACACACCCCTCCATCGCGATGCCACGCAAATACGCATAAATATCGGCTAAAACCGCCATGGCATGCGTTTTGACCGCGTCATTAGCCAAATCTTTGTACACCCCTGCCGCCTTCAACGCCCGAGAAACAGCCAAGACTTGTATATCGAGGCCGATTCCTCGACGTGGCCGTCCTGGGCTGCCCTGAGGAACAAGCACCTCACACTCAACGGTTTCCTCAAATCGTTTCGGCCACGATGTGCTTCAGTTGCCGGTTCTCCTCCTCCAACTGCAGCGTATCCGCTTCCAGCCAAGAGGCAGCGAGGGTCCGGGTCGGCACGCCACTAGGGATGAATAGCCAGCCCCCTGCCTCTTGGCCGAGACACTCACTTGGTCGCCACGACCTGTACGGATTGCCTTTCGCGCGCTTCGATCGTACCCTGTCCACGCGCGAGGGCGGGTTCGAAGATAAAAACCTTGCCCACAGTCGCCAGCTTCAGGGAATGAACAATCCTTTGTCCTCCTTTGCTGGAGATGAGCAGTGCGTTCCCCTCTTTTGTGTTCTTGTCGTCTTCGGTGATGTCACACAACACCATGGCAACGGTCTTGCCGCTCTCTACGTCCTGGATCGCGGCCACGGTCGCCGCGCTAAGGTTATCGACTCGGAGCCGATACTCGCCCGCGGGGAGCATGGCCTTGCCCCAGCGCACTTTGTGCGGCAGCGAGAACCTGCCCTGGAAGAATGGAGCGGCGGCGTTCGCGCTCGCGGGGGCAAACAAGGCAGCTGCCGCTAGGCTAGCCACCAAGAGTCTTGCAGTCAGCTTGCCGAAAGGGTTTTTCCTAGGCTTCATGGGACCTCCTCCTCAACTTTGCGCTCGGCCGGCAGCTCGTGTCACCGAGCCGCACGCTGACGCAAGTGTTACGCGGGCTCGTTTACAGCTCAATGGAAGAAGGCTTACATGTCGATGGAATGTAGGCGATAGGACAACGCGATAAGATCAGGAGACTTAGGGCTATGGATGGAACGTTCAAGCCAAGCTTCCAGTTCGGCAGGGTGGTAGAATCCTGCCGAATGGTGGGCTATGAGACAGTCTGAGTCACCCCCCGATGCCCTCCGTTTTGGGGTCTTCGAGTTCGATCCCCGATCCCGGGAACTCCGCAAGCGAGGGATGAAGATTAGACTTCTGGGGCAGCCGGTCGAAGTCCTGTCCATGCTGCTGGAACGTCCCGGCGAGGTCGTCACACGGGAGGAGCTACAGAAGAGGCTCTGGCCGGGGGATACCTACGTTGACTTCGAGAGCGGCCTGAACGCCGCGATCAAGAGGCTGCGAGACGCCCTGGGTGATGAGGCAGAGAATCCCCGGTTTGTGGAAACGCTACCCCGCCTTGGTTACCGCTTCATCGCCGGAGTCAACGGTACACAACGGCCACCGCTATCCGGTGCCCGAATTGCAGTGCTGCCACTAGAGAACCTTTCGGGAAAGTCCGAGGAGGATTACTTTGTCGATGGGACGACCGATGCGCTGATCGCCGAGCTAGGCAAGGTGAGCGCGCTGCGTGTGATCTCCAGGCAATCGGTGATGCGCTACAAAGGCAGTAAGAAGCCTCTGCAGGAGATTGCGCGGGAGTTGAATGTCGATGCCCTGGTCGAAGGCTCGGTGCTACGCTCGAGTGGCCGGGTGCGAGTCGTTGCAAACCTGATTGATGCCTCGAAGGACCAACACCTCTGGGCGGAGATGTTCGATCGCGAAGCAAGCGACATCCTCGCCTTGCAGAGCGATTTCGCCATGTCCATTGCCCGAGAGGTGCAAGCCAAACTCAGCTCACAGGAACATGCGCAACTCACGAGGACGCGCGCAGTCAACCCCGACGCCCACGAGGCATACCTCAAGGGTTTGTACTATTGGAATAAGTTCACCGTCCCCGGTTTGAACAAGAGCCTGGAGTACTTCCAACAGGCTATTGACAAAGATCCGGGTTACGCGCAGGCGTACGCTGGCATGGCGGCTTCCTACGGTGTTTTGGGGCATCCCTTGGGCGTGCTATCTCCCCGTGAGGCCAATGCGAAGGCGAGGGCCGCCGCGATGAAGGCGCTGGAGATTGACGAAGCTTTCAGCGAAGCTCATGGCCCACTGGGTTGGGAAAAACTCTTCTACGAGCGCGACTGGTCCGGAGCCGAGCGCGAATTCCGCCGCGCTATCGAGCTCAGCCCGAGCAACGCTAACGCTCGTGACGGCCTGTCCATGTATCTTGCGGCCCTGGGGCGCTTGGACGAGTCACTAGAAGAAATCCGACGTGCACACGACCTGGACCCCCTCTCGCTCGGCATCAACGGCGACGTGGGCATGATTCTTTTCTTTGCGCGGCGGTACGACCAAGCCCTCGAACACCTCGAGAAGACTCAAGAGCTGGACCCAAGTTTCCCGCTGACCTACTGGAACATGGCGCGCGTGTATGAAGCCAAGGGCATGCAAGAAGAAGCTTACCAGATGTATCGCAGGGGAATAACCTTGTCAGGCATGCCGGAGTTAGAGGCGGTTGAGCAGGCGCACGCCCGGGGAGGATGGCGGGGTGCTTGCCAGAAGCAGATCGATTTAATGCTTCAGCATCAGGCGACAGGCACCGATGCTTATGGGATTGCCGAGAACTATATGCACCTAGGAGATAATAATCAGGCGCTCGATTGGTTGCTGAAGGCTGCGGACCAGCGTTACTCTATGGTGGTCTTCACCAAAGTGGACCCGCGACTCGATGGCCTCCACTCCCACCCGCGCTTTGCCGAGCTGCTTCACCGCCTAAGCCTTTCGCCGTAACCTCCCAACGTCCGAATGTGCACTCGCGGGGGTGTAGCCGAATTTTTCCCGAAAGGTAATACCCCGTCCCCCGTTTGACCCTCTTTTCCGCCCGCCTGTAATATCGAAAAACAGTTCCAGTTCAGCTTTCGATCCGACGCCGAACCGGGACTGCGCTGAGCTCACCGAATCCTCATGCCTCACGAATTGCCCAAAGCGTATGACCCGGGCGCCATCGAGCAGCGCTGGGCGGAATACTGGGTGCGCGAAACACTGTTCCACGTGCAGGCGCCGCAGGCCGATGGCCGCGGGGCGCCCCCGCATCCAGCTCGCTCCAACTTCACTCTCCTGCTGCCGCCGCCGAATGTGACCGGAGCGCTGCACATGGGCCACATGCTGGAGCACACCGAGAGCGACATCGTGGTGCGCTGGCACCGCATGAAGGGCGACCTGACGCTGTGGATCCCCGGCACCGATCACGCCGGCATCGCCACCCAGATGCTGGTAGAGCGGCAACTGGCCGCCGAGAAGCTGGACCGCCGGCAGATGGGACGCGAGAAGTTCCTGGCGCGCGTTTGGCAGTGGCGCCAGCATTATGGCGGCACCATCCTGAAGCAGATGAAGCGGCTCGGCACCTCGGTGGATTGGGACCGCGAGTACTTCACCATGGACGAGCGGCTCTCGCGCGCGGTCAAGGAAGTGTTCGTGCGCCTCTATGAGGAAGGGCTGATCTACCGCGGGACTTACATCATCAATTGGTGCCCGCGCTGCTCCACCGCAATCAGCGATCTGGAAGTCGTGCACGAGGACACGCCGGGAAAGCTCTACCAGGTGCGGTACCCGGTCAGCGGGTCGGCGAAAGAATCCATCACGGTGGCGACCACGCGTCCGGAGACGATGCTGGGCGACACCGCCGTCGCCGTCAATCCGACCGATGCGCGCTATATCCATCTGCACGGCAAGAAGGTTGTTCTGCCGCTGATGCACCGCGAGATCCCGATCATCCTCGACGAGGTTGCGAACCCGGAATTCGGCACCGGCGCGGTGAAGGTGACGCCGGCGCACGACCTGAACGATTATCAGGCCGGGCTACGCCATCACCTCCCGCAGATCACGGTGATGGACGAGCACGCGCGCATGAACGAAAACGCGGGACCGTACGCGGGCCTGGACCGCTTCGAGGCGCGCGAACGCATCGTGCGCGACCTGCAGGAGCAGGGCTTGCTCGTGAGCACCAAGGATTACGTGGTGCCGCTTGGCAAGTGCCAGCGCTGTCACTCGATCGTGGAACCGCGCATTTCAACGCAGTGGTTTGTCGCCGTGAACAAGGAACCGAGTAGCGGCGGGATGAGCATGTCAGCGGCGGCCATCGAGGCGGTGAACACCGGCGCGTTGCGCTTCACTCCGGAAAATAATGCCGCCATTTACCTGCAATGGATGGCGAAGCTCTACGACTGGTGCATCTCGCGCCAGTTGTGGTGGGGACACCGCATTCCGGCCTGGTACTGCGGACAGTGCAACCAGATCACGGTCGCGCGCCAAGCCCCGCAGGCGTGCCCGCACTGCGGCAGCCCGCAACTGGAGCAGGATCCTGACGTGCTGGACACTTGGTTCTCCTCGGCGCTGCTGCCCTTTACCTCGTTGGGCTGGCCTGATGCCACGCCCGACCTGGCGGCGTTTTACCCGAACACGCTGCTCATCACCGGCTTCGACATCTTGTTCTTCTGGGTGGCAAGAATGGTGATGATGGGTTGCCACTTCATGATGCCGCCGCATCGACCCGGCTCGACGGTCGGCGGTCGACCGCCGGCAGCAAGCGACCTTGCCGAGAGTGTGCCGTTTCGCGAGGTTTACATCCACGCGCTGGTGCGCGACGCCGACCGGCAGAAGATGTCGAAAACGAAGGGCAACGTGCTCGATCCGATCGAGGTCATTGAGCAGTACGGCACCGACGCGACGCGCTTCACGCTGGCGGCGCAGGCCGCGCCGGGCACCGACATTGCGTTCAATCCGTCGCGTACGGAAGGCTATCGCGCCTTCGCCAACAAGATATGGAATGCGGCGCGCTTCATGTTCATGAACCTGGATCGGGCTGAAGGCGTGTGGCCCGGGTCTTTGACCTGGGAGCGCGGGTCGGAAACCCGCGCCACACAGGTGGCCGGCGTGCAGGGCTTTACAGCGGCGGGGCTGGAAGACCGCTGGATCCTGTCGCGATTCAATCGCGTGGCGGAGGAGATGAACGAGGCCATCCGGAGCTATCGTTTTGACAATGCCTGCCACACGATATACCAGTTCTTCTGGGGCGAGTTCTGCGACTGGTACCTGGAGCTGATCAAACCCAGGCTCAACAGCGACGACAAGCAGACGGTCTCGCGCGCGATCGCGAATCTGGTGTCGTTGTTCGAAGCGGCATTGCGCCTGCTGCATCCCATCATGCCGTTCATCACCGAGGAAATCTGGCATGCGCTGTATGACCAGAAACCGCCGCTGAAGTCGATCGCGCTGGCGGCTTACCCGCAAGCGGATGCCAG
It contains:
- a CDS encoding winged helix-turn-helix domain-containing protein; the protein is MKIRLLGQPVEVLSMLLERPGEVVTREELQKRLWPGDTYVDFESGLNAAIKRLRDALGDEAENPRFVETLPRLGYRFIAGVNGTQRPPLSGARIAVLPLENLSGKSEEDYFVDGTTDALIAELGKVSALRVISRQSVMRYKGSKKPLQEIARELNVDALVEGSVLRSSGRVRVVANLIDASKDQHLWAEMFDREASDILALQSDFAMSIAREVQAKLSSQEHAQLTRTRAVNPDAHEAYLKGLYYWNKFTVPGLNKSLEYFQQAIDKDPGYAQAYAGMAASYGVLGHPLGVLSPREANAKARAAAMKALEIDEAFSEAHGPLGWEKLFYERDWSGAEREFRRAIELSPSNANARDGLSMYLAALGRLDESLEEIRRAHDLDPLSLGINGDVGMILFFARRYDQALEHLEKTQELDPSFPLTYWNMARVYEAKGMQEEAYQMYRRGITLSGMPELEAVEQAHARGGWRGACQKQIDLMLQHQATGTDAYGIAENYMHLGDNNQALDWLLKAADQRYSMVVFTKVDPRLDGLHSHPRFAELLHRLSLSP
- a CDS encoding valine--tRNA ligase, which translates into the protein MPHELPKAYDPGAIEQRWAEYWVRETLFHVQAPQADGRGAPPHPARSNFTLLLPPPNVTGALHMGHMLEHTESDIVVRWHRMKGDLTLWIPGTDHAGIATQMLVERQLAAEKLDRRQMGREKFLARVWQWRQHYGGTILKQMKRLGTSVDWDREYFTMDERLSRAVKEVFVRLYEEGLIYRGTYIINWCPRCSTAISDLEVVHEDTPGKLYQVRYPVSGSAKESITVATTRPETMLGDTAVAVNPTDARYIHLHGKKVVLPLMHREIPIILDEVANPEFGTGAVKVTPAHDLNDYQAGLRHHLPQITVMDEHARMNENAGPYAGLDRFEARERIVRDLQEQGLLVSTKDYVVPLGKCQRCHSIVEPRISTQWFVAVNKEPSSGGMSMSAAAIEAVNTGALRFTPENNAAIYLQWMAKLYDWCISRQLWWGHRIPAWYCGQCNQITVARQAPQACPHCGSPQLEQDPDVLDTWFSSALLPFTSLGWPDATPDLAAFYPNTLLITGFDILFFWVARMVMMGCHFMMPPHRPGSTVGGRPPAASDLAESVPFREVYIHALVRDADRQKMSKTKGNVLDPIEVIEQYGTDATRFTLAAQAAPGTDIAFNPSRTEGYRAFANKIWNAARFMFMNLDRAEGVWPGSLTWERGSETRATQVAGVQGFTAAGLEDRWILSRFNRVAEEMNEAIRSYRFDNACHTIYQFFWGEFCDWYLELIKPRLNSDDKQTVSRAIANLVSLFEAALRLLHPIMPFITEEIWHALYDQKPPLKSIALAAYPQADARQVEEAAENEMAILQDLIVSVRNLRAELKVEPRQNIPIQVHTQDGVQRIFEENRGAVQRLANVEQMAFVPQSLARESGARSTARFEVRVVYEKKIDVAAERERLNKEMARIEKQIESGERQLGNQQFLAKAPPKVVEGLRKQLEEAKMLREKARAALAELG